The Theileria orientalis strain Shintoku DNA, chromosome 3, complete genome genome window below encodes:
- a CDS encoding nucleolar protein: MPSSKKTIKNNKSTQFNDDSISLSSKLESWLKNIEVDVDLYRDELNRVLANKKCRYYRIVDRNYSTEHVSVKWLRDVDVFRSHSNVEKACYGIDASSAAVVDALRLNRLCGNDQAWILDMCCAPGGKLLATVSCLSKLKGPCKWKVVGLDSVKRRLDVCRSMLRKEDYDSDKINVTLHSCRSQEFCELGGEPMLGRFDRVILDVECTHEGSLRSVIRTIKYWGIDSLESKWTREYASKIVYNQRELLQQAIKLVRPGGLVVYSTCSLDKEQNELLVSEVVSRLDNIKFYPLPVNSCPCCSFNSEERPESWPSIPCTALLRERCSDDAFYRPSESDTRCRNADSPAAVRFVPVGGETDGLYICALIRID, encoded by the coding sequence atgCCTTCTTCCAAGAAGactattaaaaataacaaaagcACCCAGTTCAATGATGACTCGATTTCACTTTCATCTAAGTTGGAATCCTGgttaaaaaacatagaaGTTGATGTCGATCTCTATAGAGATGAACTTAACAGGGTTTTGgctaataaaaaatgtcgCTATTACAGGATAGTTGATAGAAACTACTCTACTGAACATGTGTCAGTCAAATGGCTGAGGGATGTCGATGTTTTTAGGAGCCATTCCAACGTCGAAAAGGCCTGCTATGGAATAGACGCCTCCAGTGCTGCCGTGGTGGACGCTCTGAGGCTTAATAGACTTTGTGGCAACGACCAAGCGTGGATTCTGGATATGTGCTGTGCACCTGGAGGGAAGCTGTTGGCCACCGTGAGCTGTTTGAGCAAACTCAAGGGCCCTTGTAAGTGGAAGGTTGTGGGACTGGACTCCGTCAAGCGGCGCCTTGACGTGTGCAGGTCCATGTTGAGGAAGGAGGACTACGACTCAGACAAGATCAACGTCACTCTCCACAGCTGCAGGTCCCAGGAGTTCTGCGAACTCGGCGGCGAGCCCATGCTCGGGAGGTTCGACAGGGTGATTTTGGACGTAGAGTGCACTCACGAGGGCTCCCTGCGGTCTGTGATCCGCACGATCAAGTACTGGGGGATCGACTCGCTTGAGAGCAAGTGGACCCGGGAGTACGCCTCGAAGATCGTATATAACCAGAGGGAGTTGCTCCAGCAGGCAATCAAATTAGTGAGGCCAGGCGGGCTCGTCGTGTATAGTACATGCTCCCTGGACAAAGAGCAGAACGAGCTGTTGGTTTCTGAGGTGGTGAGTCGACTTGACAACATCAAGTTCTATCCCCTTCCGGTAAACAGCTGTCCGTGTTGCTCGTTTAACTCTGAGGAGCGACCAGAGTCTTGGCCTTCCATTCCCTGTACTGCCTTATTGAGGGAACGTTGCAGTGACGATGCCTTTTACAGGCCTAGTGAATCAGATACTCGTTGCAGAAACGCCGATTCACCAGCAGCTGTCCGATTCGTTCCCGTAGGAGGTGAAACTGATGGCCTATATATTTGCGCTCTCATCAGAATCGACTGA